The Cygnus atratus isolate AKBS03 ecotype Queensland, Australia chromosome 7, CAtr_DNAZoo_HiC_assembly, whole genome shotgun sequence genome includes a window with the following:
- the DENND10 gene encoding DENN domain-containing protein 10 isoform X1: MSSVVPSSSPNLRRSGEHLSTIEKDTSGDALWVWCYPSVTAELRNLLLRKSCLTDENKLLHTFVFGQYKRSWFYITTVEVQESPVLKKVTHFSIVLTAKDFNPEKYAAFTRILCRIYLKHGSPVKMMESYIAVLTKGVCQSEENGSFLSKDFDARKAYLAGSIKDIVSQFGMETVILYTALMLKKRIVVYHPRIEAIQEFTRTLPALVWHRQDWSILHSYVHLNEEEVEALKACTGYIAGFTDSEVNSRPDLYDVYVNLADSEITISPLVKEAMTMGKLHKEIGQLIVQSAEDPDKSDSQVIKDISLKTKEILATLASLTEVSDGNEKPTLNSEALKQKRFPPATENFLFHLAAAEQMLKI; encoded by the exons ATGTCGTCTGTCGTGCCTTCCAGCTCTCCTAACCTCAGGAGGAGCGg TGAACATCTTTCCACCATAGAAAAAGACACCAGCGGCGATGCGCTGTGGGTCTGGTGCTATCCGTCCGTGACAGCGGAGCTGAGGAATCTGTTGCTGCGGAAAAGCTGCCTCACGGATGAAAACAAACTGCTTCATACCTTTGTGTTTGGCCAGTACAAAAGGTCGTGGTTCTACATCACAACTGTGGAAGTTCAAGAGTCTCCGGTCTTGAAAAAG GTGACCCACTTCTCCATTGTTCTGACAGCCAAAGACTTCAACCCGGAGAAATATGCAGCCTTCACTAGGATACTCTGTAG AATCTACTTGAAGCATGGAAGTCCAGTTAAAATGATGGAGAGTTACATTGCAGTCCTTACAAAGGGGGTCTGCCAAAGCGAAGAAAATGGATCTTTCCTCAGCAAAGACTTCGATGCTCGGAAGGCTTACCTTGCGGGGTCCATTAAAG ATATAGTATCTCAGTTTGGAATGGAAACGGTTATCTTATATACAGCACTGATGTTAAAGAAGAGAATTGTGGTATATCATCCTAGAATAGAAGCCATCCAGGAGTTTACCAG GACTTTGCCTGCTTTAGTGTGGCATCGACAAGACTGGTCCATTCTTCATTCGTACGTACATCTAAATGAAGAGGAGGTGGAAGCCTTAAAAGCCTGCACAG GTTACATTGCTGGATTTACAGATTCTGAAGTGAACAGCAGGCCAGATCTCTACGATGTGTATGTGAATTTGGCAGACAGTGAGATCACCATTTCCCCTCTAGTAAAAG AGGCAATGACAATGGGAAAACTTCACAAAGAAATTGGACAACTAATTGTTCAATCTGCAGAAGATCCAGATAAATCAGACAGCCAAGTCATTAAg gatatttctctgaagacaaaagaaatcttGGCTACTTTAGCCTCCCTCACTGAAGTTTCTGATGGCAATGAAAAACCAACCCTTAACTCTGAGGCCCTGAAACAAAAGCGATTTCCGCCAGCtacagaaaactttctttttcatttagcaGCTGCTGAACAAATgcttaaaatctga
- the SFXN4 gene encoding sideroflexin-4 — protein MDANLRLWRAQGPSFFQRFLLWADVLDPLLLFASSDEIRRTRVLIESSEKTLSVPIQNDQTKQAFLLSLSSVHPDTGKIIPVFFRPPAFLPLTLPLVIASSLQVQAKQVFFCQFAFHTYTTAFTVLNGNGTTKDEDNSLQQKQLFFSVGAVSYAALIGALPFIFMNRYTLKSPLTQLVVKKLLPVPLFGLTSAFTVVAVRSPEFENGIEVMDRNGKVLGVSKKAGAKAVKETALSRGVLFGTAFFLPAVLMHFVERANFAKTPRALASMRMLLITSVLAGMLPASLSMFPQCGEIKRADLEPEIVSSTEETVLFYNRGI, from the exons ATGGACGCCAACCTGCGGTTGTGGAGGGCGCAGGGCCCG tcttttttccaGAGgtttctgctctgggctgaCGTCCTAGACCCGCTGCTGCTCTTCGCGTCCTCG GATGAAATAAGAAGAACCAGGGTACTAATTGAAAGCAGTGAAAAGACTCTAAGTGTGCCCATACAGAATGATCAG acaaaacAAGCCTTCCTGCTAAGCCTG tctaGTGTACATCCTGATACAGGCAAGataattcctgttttctttagACCTCCAG cctTCCTGCCACTAACTCTTCCATTG GTTATCGCTTCATCGCTTCAGGTGCAggcaaaacaagttttcttttgtcAG tttgCGTTTCACACCTACACCACAGCATTCACCGTGCTGAATGGAAATGGTACCACAAAGGATGAG GATAATTCACTTCAACAAAAGCAACTCTTCTTCAGCGTGGGAGCCGTTTCCTACGCAGCGCTTATAGGT GCTCTGCCTTTTATCTTCATGAACCGATACACATTGAAGAGCCCATTAACACAACTAGTTGTCAAGAAACTTCTACCTGTTCCTCTTTTTG GCTTGACGAGTGCCTTTACTGTGGTAGCGGTGAGAAGCCCAGAATTTGAGAATGGAATTGAAGTGATGGACAGGAATGGCAAGGTTTTAGGAGTGTCAAAAAAGGCTGGTGCGAAG GCCGTTAAAGAAACAGCGTTGTCAAGAGGAGTCTTGTTTGGGACAGCATTCTTCCTGCCAGCTGTCCTTATGCACTTTGTGGAAAG AGCAAACTTTGCCAAAACTCCACGTGCTTTGGCTTCGATGAGAATGCTTCTCATTACGTCAGTACTCGCAGGGATGCTACCAGCGTCACTTAGTATGTTCCCACAGTGTGGTGAG ATAAAGCGAGCAGACCTTGAACCAGAAATTGTGTCATCTACAGAAGAAACGGTGTTATTCTACAACAGAGGAATTTAG
- the DENND10 gene encoding DENN domain-containing protein 10 isoform X3: MAEPEAQLLLAVGLIEKDTSGDALWVWCYPSVTAELRNLLLRKSCLTDENKLLHTFVFGQYKRSWFYITTVEVQESPVLKKVTHFSIVLTAKDFNPEKYAAFTRILCRIYLKHGSPVKMMESYIAVLTKGVCQSEENGSFLSKDFDARKAYLAGSIKDIVSQFGMETVILYTALMLKKRIVVYHPRIEAIQEFTRTLPALVWHRQDWSILHSYVHLNEEEVEALKACTGYIAGFTDSEVNSRPDLYDVYVNLADSEITISPLVKEAMTMGKLHKEIGQLIVQSAEDPDKSDSQVIKGPDVGQLCSYSALPSSCLEHRLQQVSCKANAFWMC, from the exons ATGGCCGAGCCGGAGgcgcagctgctgctggccgtgGGGCTGATCG AAAAAGACACCAGCGGCGATGCGCTGTGGGTCTGGTGCTATCCGTCCGTGACAGCGGAGCTGAGGAATCTGTTGCTGCGGAAAAGCTGCCTCACGGATGAAAACAAACTGCTTCATACCTTTGTGTTTGGCCAGTACAAAAGGTCGTGGTTCTACATCACAACTGTGGAAGTTCAAGAGTCTCCGGTCTTGAAAAAG GTGACCCACTTCTCCATTGTTCTGACAGCCAAAGACTTCAACCCGGAGAAATATGCAGCCTTCACTAGGATACTCTGTAG AATCTACTTGAAGCATGGAAGTCCAGTTAAAATGATGGAGAGTTACATTGCAGTCCTTACAAAGGGGGTCTGCCAAAGCGAAGAAAATGGATCTTTCCTCAGCAAAGACTTCGATGCTCGGAAGGCTTACCTTGCGGGGTCCATTAAAG ATATAGTATCTCAGTTTGGAATGGAAACGGTTATCTTATATACAGCACTGATGTTAAAGAAGAGAATTGTGGTATATCATCCTAGAATAGAAGCCATCCAGGAGTTTACCAG GACTTTGCCTGCTTTAGTGTGGCATCGACAAGACTGGTCCATTCTTCATTCGTACGTACATCTAAATGAAGAGGAGGTGGAAGCCTTAAAAGCCTGCACAG GTTACATTGCTGGATTTACAGATTCTGAAGTGAACAGCAGGCCAGATCTCTACGATGTGTATGTGAATTTGGCAGACAGTGAGATCACCATTTCCCCTCTAGTAAAAG AGGCAATGACAATGGGAAAACTTCACAAAGAAATTGGACAACTAATTGTTCAATCTGCAGAAGATCCAGATAAATCAGACAGCCAAGTCATTAAg GGTCCAGATGTCGGACAGCTCTGTTCTTActctgccctgccctcctcGTGTCTGGaacacaggctgcagcaggtcaGCTGCAAAGCCAACGCATTTTGGATGTGCTAG
- the DENND10 gene encoding DENN domain-containing protein 10 isoform X2 yields MAEPEAQLLLAVGLIEKDTSGDALWVWCYPSVTAELRNLLLRKSCLTDENKLLHTFVFGQYKRSWFYITTVEVQESPVLKKVTHFSIVLTAKDFNPEKYAAFTRILCRIYLKHGSPVKMMESYIAVLTKGVCQSEENGSFLSKDFDARKAYLAGSIKDIVSQFGMETVILYTALMLKKRIVVYHPRIEAIQEFTRTLPALVWHRQDWSILHSYVHLNEEEVEALKACTGYIAGFTDSEVNSRPDLYDVYVNLADSEITISPLVKEAMTMGKLHKEIGQLIVQSAEDPDKSDSQVIKDISLKTKEILATLASLTEVSDGNEKPTLNSEALKQKRFPPATENFLFHLAAAEQMLKI; encoded by the exons ATGGCCGAGCCGGAGgcgcagctgctgctggccgtgGGGCTGATCG AAAAAGACACCAGCGGCGATGCGCTGTGGGTCTGGTGCTATCCGTCCGTGACAGCGGAGCTGAGGAATCTGTTGCTGCGGAAAAGCTGCCTCACGGATGAAAACAAACTGCTTCATACCTTTGTGTTTGGCCAGTACAAAAGGTCGTGGTTCTACATCACAACTGTGGAAGTTCAAGAGTCTCCGGTCTTGAAAAAG GTGACCCACTTCTCCATTGTTCTGACAGCCAAAGACTTCAACCCGGAGAAATATGCAGCCTTCACTAGGATACTCTGTAG AATCTACTTGAAGCATGGAAGTCCAGTTAAAATGATGGAGAGTTACATTGCAGTCCTTACAAAGGGGGTCTGCCAAAGCGAAGAAAATGGATCTTTCCTCAGCAAAGACTTCGATGCTCGGAAGGCTTACCTTGCGGGGTCCATTAAAG ATATAGTATCTCAGTTTGGAATGGAAACGGTTATCTTATATACAGCACTGATGTTAAAGAAGAGAATTGTGGTATATCATCCTAGAATAGAAGCCATCCAGGAGTTTACCAG GACTTTGCCTGCTTTAGTGTGGCATCGACAAGACTGGTCCATTCTTCATTCGTACGTACATCTAAATGAAGAGGAGGTGGAAGCCTTAAAAGCCTGCACAG GTTACATTGCTGGATTTACAGATTCTGAAGTGAACAGCAGGCCAGATCTCTACGATGTGTATGTGAATTTGGCAGACAGTGAGATCACCATTTCCCCTCTAGTAAAAG AGGCAATGACAATGGGAAAACTTCACAAAGAAATTGGACAACTAATTGTTCAATCTGCAGAAGATCCAGATAAATCAGACAGCCAAGTCATTAAg gatatttctctgaagacaaaagaaatcttGGCTACTTTAGCCTCCCTCACTGAAGTTTCTGATGGCAATGAAAAACCAACCCTTAACTCTGAGGCCCTGAAACAAAAGCGATTTCCGCCAGCtacagaaaactttctttttcatttagcaGCTGCTGAACAAATgcttaaaatctga